Proteins co-encoded in one Candidatus Methanomethylicota archaeon genomic window:
- a CDS encoding aldolase/citrate lyase family protein, with protein sequence MVNRLKEKLIRGETTYGIWITTNSTDIAEALSMLDFDWMLIDMEHAPLTIGDVHRIMQVIDEDRVTPIVRVPWNDFVQIKQVLDVGAMGIMVPWINNRKQAEEAVRAIRYPPRGIRGYGPRRAAKYGLKLKEYLENVERDLMLIAQIETREAYENINEIIMVDGVDALFIGPYDLATSLGHVGNPQHREVQEVINGILKICIERGKPIGIYSSLEYAEKHRDMGFKMIALGSEINALISLFNKELSKLKGNTRS encoded by the coding sequence ATGGTTAATAGGTTGAAGGAGAAGTTGATAAGGGGGGAGACTACTTACGGTATTTGGATAACTACAAACTCCACAGATATAGCGGAAGCGTTGTCTATGCTTGATTTCGATTGGATGCTCATAGATATGGAGCATGCACCACTAACCATTGGCGATGTCCATAGAATTATGCAAGTAATAGATGAGGATAGGGTGACACCTATAGTTAGAGTTCCATGGAATGATTTCGTACAGATAAAGCAGGTTTTAGATGTGGGTGCCATGGGGATTATGGTTCCATGGATAAATAATAGGAAACAGGCTGAGGAAGCTGTAAGGGCAATAAGATATCCTCCAAGGGGGATTAGGGGGTATGGCCCAAGAAGAGCTGCAAAATATGGATTGAAGCTTAAGGAGTATTTGGAGAATGTGGAGAGAGACTTAATGCTAATTGCACAAATAGAGACTAGGGAAGCTTATGAAAACATTAATGAGATAATTATGGTTGATGGTGTAGATGCACTATTCATAGGCCCATACGATCTAGCAACATCACTTGGACACGTAGGAAACCCACAACACAGAGAAGTTCAAGAAGTGATCAATGGAATTCTAAAGATATGCATTGAAAGGGGTAAACCAATAGGAATATACAGCTCATTAGAATATGCTGAAAAACATAGGGATATGGGATTCAAAATGATAGCCTTAGGAAGCGAAATAAATGCATTAATCTCATTATTCAATAAAGAACTTTCAAAACTAAAAGGCAATACCAGAAGTTAA
- a CDS encoding tautomerase family protein, whose translation MPIVHVFVWEGFSDDAKRRTIHGITNVFTELGIPKEAVEVLIHELPMKNWGIGGCQASEKFKDVRIP comes from the coding sequence ATGCCTATTGTGCATGTCTTTGTGTGGGAAGGGTTTTCTGATGATGCTAAGAGGAGGACTATTCATGGGATAACCAATGTATTCACTGAGCTTGGTATTCCAAAGGAGGCTGTGGAGGTTTTGATACATGAATTGCCCATGAAGAATTGGGGGATTGGTGGCTGTCAAGCTAGTGAAAAGTTTAAGGATGTAAGGATACCATAA